From the genome of Solanum lycopersicum chromosome 12, SLM_r2.1:
atactcttttttttcattttttccctctttttttgGCCTTTTGTTAGGTTTTAGAATCTTATGAAAACGTCAtaattagttttctttttttggttcaaGTTTTGTATCAAAAGTAGTAATATTACAGTTTCAACTGCCGCCATATTTAGGGGTTCATATAAATCCACTAATTTTTGCCATATTAGTATTAATCCGtcgattttaatttatttgttatattttgattgcgtatatatttttagaaatgtaaaaattatgaatttttaattttaattaaaaatataataaatatattaaaaaattatttaatttcgttagttttaaatatattatataaaaaattaaaataaaaaaattattaattttttaaaaatagaattaaaaagaaaagaaagacaaaCGATCAGACATAGAGCATATATTATAAGaaacttaataaattttattaatatttacttttgaACTTTGTCatcgttatatatatatatatatatatataaaaggagtTTATCCGAATCCTCTTTAgtggaaaattatattatttatatatgattaaaataagtttatatatatatatatatagtagatgtggAACCTCCTTTGGCTATCTATTATTACAGATTTTGAAccatttattgaaaattctgaTTCCGTCTCTGACTAtaacaatttataaattttaaattttaaattcatttttattgtaCCTAACATCTTACGTATCATGTATAAGAGTTACGATTAATACAAgactcaaaaaatatttaagtaaattaacTATAcatctttttaatttaatttttagaagattaattttcttgattaaacTCTCGTCgacacaaattttaaatttttttttaattttatttttcttgattaaaCTCTGTATCAAATCACGTAAAGACATTAAATCAAAATGAAAGGATTAAATAACTAAACCTCCGTCGCAATCACCATCTTCTGTTTGTcagtaatttatattaaattgcgtgattatttcatttaaaaatattggtataataattttattttatatatttttagcacTCTCGTCACATTCAGAATTcttttagtttgattttaataatattaaaatcgattaagttaattttgataattttaaattcaatcaCAACTaatctaataaatatatattatatttgatttgatttaattattataatttaaaattaataaagttaatttaattttaatcttaattaatAACCAATCCAAACTGATCCATGAACGTCCCGAACGACTACTAAGAAACTTGAATCCACGATATGTTGAAGCTAGACataattagttagttaatttAGTATGATTGGATTACAATTAAGGAAATTTGTTTTCCAAAAACATTTTTGTTAGGTTTTTTTCAAAGCCTacctaattatattaattaattgtggGGAATTACACGTGTCATAACCCCCTTCCTgagtaaaagaagaaaaaacataaaaattaaataggatgTAATATGGGACACTAGCTAGGTAGGCAAAACTCAACAGGATCAAGAAATAAATACTAACGATACGGTGGAGCAGTAAGTAttctttaacaaaaataattattttgaatatcaaatcatttttaataaaagaatattttatgctcaaaataagatatttcaatgtaaatatatatgaattaattcaatttaaagaAAGAAGTATTgacaatcaaatttttaaaaaatgtaatacaAGTCATCAATAATTTGAACCTTTTATGTATACACAATTCTATGGAGTATTTTTTAACTTTCTATTAGGGTGTTATTGGCACAAAAGGGTATTTTTTTCCCACAAAAATgtctttcttaaaaaataagtgatattaattaataataatgcaCTATAAAATACTTATACCATTAATTCCTTATAATAATAATCcgattatattgttattttcttaattatgtaGTGGAAGACAGGTGTTAATTTATGCATTTCAAGAAAATTAGTTCTGTTAAGTGAAGTTGCTTAACAAAATTGTTCTGCCAGCCTAACTTAAGTAAGTTGGGTTGAGGGGGTGGTGCAAAattaactttgttttttttttcttattcaaggtcGGAGTTTACATTAGAGTTTCGACTAAATTTAAATCACGTCCTGCATGATCTATTCGGGTGTGGCACTTCCAACAAGATTTTATCTCTATCCAGGCTCGAACCCGAGACACTTGGATCACTCGGGGTTCAGAGGCCACATTGGAGCTCCGACTAAATTCTAATCGCACTCTACAGGACTCATTCGGGTGTGACGCTCCCAATAAGATTTTTTTCCCTACCCAGAGCTCGAACTTGAGACATCTTGTTAAGGGTGAAGCAAAATCGGCTTTGTTATCTGATGACAACATGTGATATTATTGATGCTATGGAGCTCGATAACTAATATTATTGTAAGTTAATGAATTATTAGTCAGTTAAGTTTGATAAAAGCTTAGCCACATGAATGAAATTATCATTAAAATATATGGCGTAGCGTTaaataaactttataaaatacaaatttaaatctcaatacaaatatcaaatatcatatATCCATCGAAAAAAACTTATGTGATGGAGTTGTTGTGGCCTCTTtctcaatttatgtaatttctcatcgacatattattattattattgcttaAGGTCCACTCATTAGCctatttttgtaaatatatcTCACACTATTAATTCTCCCAAGTtgcttaatttaattatttttcagttTTGTTATGTAACATGATTCATGCACCATTTTATTCAAATAGCAAACTTGAATATActcaattacatatatatatgtaaagcATATACTTTTTATACATAAATCATGCAAAAAAGGCATATAACCGTGAAAGTAAAGTTGTGAGAGATAAGGTTAGcttaactttaattaatttcaagaaCACACCTCTTATTAACCCCATATTAGCCACAACCCTAGCAAATATATGGCATAAGTTATTTCTTTCGACGAACTGATCTGTTATAACTACTTAcaaattgaatttgaaaagaaaaaatttcataaaaattaaaatctcacctaaaaagttatatacattaaattaaaaataaatttgtaaagaattacaaaataaaatctcCATACAAAAAACActcttttcctttcttttttaagaaaaaagtgtGAAATATATCTGAACTTTGATTGAAATTTCTGTTATCATACTCAACTTTGAAAAGAACTTTTTACACCCtgcattttttttgtagtgtatTTTTAAGGTATATATGTACCTACGTGGACAcaaaaatattgcataattataaataataatgtgtccacgtgggcacatagttatctttagaatacattattaaatagttCAGGGAGGCAAAAGGTCCTATATAAAGTTTAATATCGTAACAACAATTTCAgccaaaatttaaatatttttcaggcccttttcatttcttcttacttagaaaatgaatgaatgattaAAGTTTATAACCACAAAGGGATAACGTAAGatacaatatttaaaactataaatcTTATTATAAGTGGTTTTAAAAGGTTCACAACTCTACCACACAACCTaggatttaattattttggtaGCTCTCTCTCATCATCTCAATTTCATTGCTTCTTATAAAGTCTTATAATGTGATACACATATTTTTTGGAGTGATACATCACAAACTCTTTTTAttactactatatatatatattccattAGTGCATTTGAAAGCAacttagatttttaattaaacaatatattatatcCATCCATCTATAAGCTTTAATAATTGATTGAAGAGTTTCAAGATATGAGTGGAGAAGACAAAGCTTGTAAAACCATCAAAGGTAAGTTAATCATATGATTATATTACTAATCTTTTGAACTTCCAATTGTTAAAGCAATGAATTTTCACGAGTTTCTTGAAAAAGTTTAATTCGTACTCTCTATCCTATTTTAACTGTCGTTTTAAATAATATTCAAGTTcattaagaagaagaaataatgaatataagttacttttatttatcagatattttctttttataattgagcaatattaaaaagaattgtGTACTACTTCGATATGAAGGTATATATAGTTGAAAATAGTTGCCAACTTTGGTCTTGAATTTCAAAAACGatatttattttgagataaTCTTTTGGGCTATAATTGTAATTGAAATGGGATGAGGGAAtactaaataattgaaatacaTAAGGTTAGCTAGCTTTTCATTAAATTAGGATTTAATTACATTAAACACTTCTATAATATGTTATATCATATATGACACATTTTCATTTACACtccttatattttaaaattaaatatttatacctTATATACTATGGAAATTTTATATTCACATCCCATGTGAggtaaattagaaattaaaattataccAACATATATactgaattaatttattaaagttttttcttatatagtttttaaatacgtaaattttattttcagatACGAAAACCATGATGAGAGAGGGTAGAAGGAGCCTCAATGTCAATGAAGAGTACCAAGGTGCATTAAGGACAAAATCATATGgtgaattttttatgaaagcTCATGACCTattagtaaataataataacaataatattaatcaaCCATTATCACCCAATTctcaatattcattattttcagaTATACTTCTTGAGCCAGGCCAagaaacaataacaaatatTCTTGAATCAActaatatttttccaaaaaaatataatctcaaacCCCTTCTTTTAAATTACTTCAATATTAGTGCAAAAGCCTCAAAATTTTGTAGCCATATTCTCAAAACAATAAATCAAGTCCAAAATGACTATGATTTCGTTGAACAAATCCTCGAATCGATCGATAATAATTTTTCCTCTCACCTTATACTAGAGCTAAGATATTATATTATCCATAACAACCAGTTTTCGGACCTCAAAAAACAAGATTTTACGCGAATCAACGATGAATATTCGTCGATTTTGCAACGTTTGAGtttgaagaggaaaaaaatagctaggaaaataaaatttattgaatgtGTAAATAAGGTTTCAGGGGTATTTGTGACAACAACATGTGGATTAGTAGCTGTTGCAGCTGTGGTACTAGCAGCACATACACTAGCTGCACTTATAATGGGGCCAGCTATTTTGACCATTATACCCTTAAAGCGAtcgaaaattaataaattcacGAATCGTCTACGATTCTTGAAATGtggatttttaagaaaaattggaGCACAACTTGACGTAGCGGCAAAAGGTACATATATTTTGAACAGAGATTTCGATACGATGAGTAGGTTGGTGGATCGATTGCACGACGAAATTGAACATAATAAGGCCATGATAAAGTTGTGTTTGGATAGAAGGGAAGATAGCATTTCATTGAAAGTGTTGAAGGAGTTGAAAAAGAGTAATGTTGGATTTAGGAAACAAGTGGAAGAGCTTGAAGAACATGtttatttatgtcttttaaCTATTAATAGAGCTAGAAATTTGGTGATTAATGAAATTGGAAAATCTTGTGAGTGAgtgaaaaatcaaatattagacatgtatattgtgtatatatatgtatattctttGATTTGCAAATGTAAGTCTTTATGCATTTActtaacttatttaattaaaatttagctcattgttttataactataaaagaaatttatattttaagtcCGAGAGATCTTTATCATATAGTATAGTAGTCCTGTCCTTCcgacaaaaatattaatttgttgGCTTAATTCATTTATGGGCTTTTATGGGCCTAGTGTAGTGGGTCATAGAAGTGGATCCCAAGTATCATACCCATGTAGACtaatctttgttttttttctagGCAATTGGTTCCAATAACCAAAAAACCTAAAGGTATAGATAGTACAAGAATTTATTTACACTCGATATTTACAAtgaaacatattaaatttatagtGTTAAGAGCTAATTATATTTCATCGTAAGAAATTTTTGATATTCAAAGCTTGAATTCGAGATCCTTTGGTGataattttacc
Proteins encoded in this window:
- the LOC104645133 gene encoding UPF0496 protein At1g20180-like, translating into MSGEDKACKTIKDTKTMMREGRRSLNVNEEYQGALRTKSYGEFFMKAHDLLVNNNNNNINQPLSPNSQYSLFSDILLEPGQETITNILESTNIFPKKYNLKPLLLNYFNISAKASKFCSHILKTINQVQNDYDFVEQILESIDNNFSSHLILELRYYIIHNNQFSDLKKQDFTRINDEYSSILQRLSLKRKKIARKIKFIECVNKVSGVFVTTTCGLVAVAAVVLAAHTLAALIMGPAILTIIPLKRSKINKFTNRLRFLKCGFLRKIGAQLDVAAKGTYILNRDFDTMSRLVDRLHDEIEHNKAMIKLCLDRREDSISLKVLKELKKSNVGFRKQVEELEEHVYLCLLTINRARNLVINEIGKSCE